From [Clostridium] symbiosum, a single genomic window includes:
- a CDS encoding ATP-binding protein — protein sequence MRKAIFIKFIQLLFVALALNTFIFYVVTSSVLLKKTRSNMMFALETVDNLFDYSEDLTKQTEKLKTAADANRSRFTVVKRDGSVEVDTEISNAAAMENHMEREEVKEALRYGSGHSIRKSETLGAQMLYVARMSADGEYILRLASPYSGMQEYLLMLLPAVLLSFAIAFIVSSMEAERFSQSITKPLKDISKEMLKVDGDYADFHFERCPYQEINVIADTTTKMSQNVKEYLERLEQEKQIRQEFFSNASHELKTPITSIRGYVELLESGMSLNEETTQDFMKRIKKEAMRMASLVDDILMISRLESRGAKTDIIKIQAAELLEEAIASLATQAAERNVFIHKRLNSFTIRADLRQMTELCMNLIGNAVKYNNPGGEVWVEVRRENTDMVLIVKDSGVGIPSESLNRIFERFYRVDKGRSRKQGGTGLGLAIVKHVVNFYHGTVRVESEIGKGSTFTVRLPIAEDTR from the coding sequence ATGCGTAAAGCCATATTTATAAAATTCATCCAGTTATTATTTGTGGCTCTTGCTTTAAACACATTCATTTTTTATGTGGTGACCAGCAGCGTGCTTCTGAAAAAGACGCGCTCCAATATGATGTTCGCCCTGGAGACGGTGGATAATCTCTTTGACTATTCCGAAGATCTGACAAAGCAGACGGAAAAGCTCAAAACGGCGGCCGATGCCAACCGGAGCCGTTTCACCGTTGTGAAGCGGGACGGCAGCGTTGAAGTGGACACTGAAATCAGCAATGCCGCGGCCATGGAAAACCATATGGAACGCGAGGAAGTAAAGGAGGCGCTCCGGTACGGAAGCGGCCATTCCATCCGAAAATCGGAAACGCTCGGAGCCCAGATGCTCTATGTGGCCAGGATGTCGGCGGACGGCGAATACATTCTGCGCCTGGCCTCGCCCTATTCCGGAATGCAGGAATACCTGCTGATGCTCCTGCCCGCCGTGCTGCTCAGCTTTGCCATTGCCTTTATCGTCTCATCCATGGAGGCGGAACGGTTTTCCCAGTCCATCACCAAGCCATTGAAGGATATCTCGAAAGAGATGCTCAAGGTAGACGGCGACTATGCGGACTTCCATTTTGAAAGATGCCCGTATCAGGAGATCAATGTGATTGCGGACACGACGACAAAAATGTCACAGAATGTAAAGGAATACCTGGAACGCCTGGAGCAGGAAAAACAGATACGCCAGGAATTCTTCAGCAATGCCTCCCATGAGTTGAAAACGCCGATCACGTCGATCCGGGGCTATGTGGAACTTCTGGAGAGCGGTATGTCCCTGAACGAGGAGACCACCCAGGATTTCATGAAACGCATCAAGAAAGAGGCCATGAGAATGGCGAGCCTCGTGGATGACATCCTGATGATATCGAGGCTGGAGTCGCGGGGTGCCAAAACAGACATTATAAAGATACAGGCGGCGGAGCTTCTGGAAGAAGCAATCGCCTCGCTGGCCACCCAGGCGGCGGAGCGGAATGTTTTCATCCATAAGCGGCTCAATTCCTTCACCATCCGGGCAGACCTGAGACAGATGACGGAACTCTGCATGAACCTGATAGGCAACGCGGTGAAATACAACAATCCGGGCGGCGAAGTCTGGGTCGAAGTGCGCCGTGAAAATACGGATATGGTGCTGATCGTAAAAGACAGCGGCGTAGGAATCCCCAGCGAAAGCCTGAACCGTATATTCGAACGTTTCTACCGTGTAGATAAAGGACGCAGCAGAAAACAGGGTGGCACCGGCCTGGGACTTGCCATTGTCAAACACGTCGTAAATTTCTACCACGGCACGGTCCGGGTGGAATCGGAAATCGGAAAAGGAAGTACATTTACCGTACGCCTTCCTATTGCGGAAGACACACGGTAA